In Miscanthus floridulus cultivar M001 unplaced genomic scaffold, ASM1932011v1 fs_248_1_2, whole genome shotgun sequence, one DNA window encodes the following:
- the LOC136530989 gene encoding phosphopantothenoylcysteine decarboxylase-like, whose protein sequence is MAAHQEPASSGGGPPRRPRVLLAASGSVATIKFEGLCRSVAEWADVRAVATASALHFIDGASFPDGVPLYTDDDEWSRWRRVGNEVLHIELRRWADALVIAPLSANTLAKVAGGLCDNLLTCVVRAWDYSKPVYVAPAMNTFMWDNPFTARHLAVLRELGMSIVQPVTKRLACGDYGNGAMAEPSEICKTLMLFFGPQHL, encoded by the exons ATGGCCGCCCACCAGGAGCCGGCGTCGTCGGGGGGCGGGCCTCCACGGCGCCCTCGCGTCCTCCTGGCGGCCTCCGGCAGCGTGGCCACCATCAAGTTCGAGGGCCTCTGCCGCAGCGTCGCCGAGTGGGCGGACGTCCGCGCGGTGGCGACCGCGTCCGCCCTGCACTTCATCGACGGGGCCTCCTTCCCCGACGGCGTCCCGCTCTACACCGACGACGACGAGTGGTCCCGCTGGAGGCGGGTCGGCAACGAGGTCCTGCACATCGAGCTGCGCCGGTGGGCCGACGCCCTCGTCATCGCGCCGCTCTCGGCCAACACCCTCGCAAAG GTCGCCGGCGGGCTGTGCGACAACCTCCTCACCTGCGTGGTGCGCGCCTGGGACTACAGCAAGCCCGTCTACGTCGCGCCGGCCATGAACACCTTCATGTGGGACAACCCCTTCACTGCGCGCCACCTCGCCGTCCTGCGCGAGCTCGGCATGTCAATCGTCCAGCCGGTCACCAAGCGTCTGGCCTGCGGGGACTACGGCAACGGCGCGATGGCGGAGCCGTCGGAGATCTGCAAGACCCTGATGCTCTTCTTCGGTCCACAACACCTTTAG